The Sporosarcina luteola genome contains a region encoding:
- a CDS encoding XTP/dITP diphosphatase → MKKILIATNNKGKAKDFETLFSPYGFEVQTLNDLEQDIDVEETGVTFEENAVLKAETVSELLGITVISDDSGLEIDELQGAPGVYSARYAGEPKNDDANIDKVLSELQGVSEVDRTARFRCVLAVAGPGIETVTFSGSCEGLILEERRGTNGFGYDPIFYSPDKGRAMAELTPEEKGQISHRGAALRQLKEHLPQLLDSLGERQ, encoded by the coding sequence ATGAAGAAGATATTGATTGCGACGAACAATAAAGGGAAAGCGAAGGATTTTGAAACGCTTTTTAGCCCATATGGTTTTGAAGTGCAAACATTGAACGATCTGGAACAGGACATTGATGTAGAAGAGACGGGCGTCACTTTCGAAGAAAACGCAGTCTTGAAGGCCGAGACTGTCTCCGAACTGTTAGGCATTACGGTCATCTCGGATGATAGTGGACTGGAGATCGATGAGCTGCAAGGGGCTCCAGGCGTCTATTCTGCGCGTTATGCGGGTGAGCCGAAGAATGATGATGCGAATATCGACAAAGTGCTGTCAGAGCTTCAGGGAGTGTCAGAAGTGGATCGGACGGCACGATTCCGTTGCGTCCTTGCCGTCGCAGGACCGGGTATTGAGACTGTCACGTTTTCGGGAAGCTGTGAAGGGTTGATTCTCGAAGAGCGAAGAGGTACGAACGGTTTCGGTTATGATCCGATTTTTTATTCACCGGATAAAGGAAGGGCGATGGCTGAATTGACACCTGAGGAAAAAGGGCAGATATCCCACCGGGGTGCGGCTCTTCGACAGTTGAAAGAGCATTTGCCACAGCTGTTGGATTCGTTAGGTGAAAGGCAATGA
- a CDS encoding acyl-CoA thioesterase, whose protein sequence is MRIAYIEDMKQWMEEFTFSVPVSVRFSETDMYGHLNNTVTFAYFEYARIEYLKHVGHMVDWLDPNGTTIPVVADLQCDYMKQVFFDEQLSIYVKAASIGNSSVDIHYLARNAKGEIVFTGRGTIVQIDRTTGKAVPWKDDQKSGFSL, encoded by the coding sequence TTGAGGATTGCATATATTGAAGACATGAAACAGTGGATGGAAGAGTTCACATTTTCAGTGCCAGTATCCGTGCGTTTTTCAGAAACGGACATGTACGGCCATTTAAACAACACAGTCACCTTCGCATATTTTGAATATGCACGAATCGAATATTTAAAGCATGTTGGTCACATGGTTGACTGGCTTGATCCGAACGGAACGACAATACCAGTCGTTGCCGATCTCCAATGCGACTATATGAAACAAGTATTCTTCGATGAACAATTGTCGATTTATGTCAAAGCTGCATCAATAGGAAACAGCTCAGTCGACATTCATTATTTGGCGAGAAACGCAAAGGGCGAAATCGTATTTACTGGAAGAGGAACGATTGTACAAATAGATAGGACAACAGGTAAAGCCGTTCCTTGGAAAGATGATCAAAAATCCGGTTTTTCCTTGTAA
- a CDS encoding aliphatic sulfonate ABC transporter substrate-binding protein — MRRLIVLLLMVMGATVLMTACSSGEGIEKKKLNKVVLDYAYYSPTSLALKEFGWAEEAFEEQGIKVEWVLSHGSNKALEFLNSKSVDFGSTAGAAALIAKSNGSPIESVYIYSKPEWTALVATGDSDITSIEQLKGKKVAATLGTDPYIFLLRSLQEVGLSSKDLEIVNLQHSDGANALLTGQVEAWAGLDPHMAKVEVDSGAKLFLRDHEKNTYGTLNVRSDFAEQHPEVVETVIEVYEKARKWVMKNPEEAADILAQEAEMPLEVAQKSLERNDFSDSIPGSKQIEALTAAGEVLQSENVIKGNVDVTKIVEELINDQFAKKVIE; from the coding sequence ATGAGAAGATTGATTGTCTTACTGCTAATGGTGATGGGTGCAACGGTCCTAATGACAGCTTGCTCATCTGGTGAAGGGATAGAAAAAAAGAAATTAAATAAAGTTGTATTGGATTATGCCTATTACTCACCAACTAGCCTAGCGTTAAAAGAATTTGGTTGGGCAGAAGAGGCGTTTGAAGAACAAGGGATTAAGGTGGAATGGGTACTCAGCCACGGAAGTAATAAAGCACTTGAATTCCTAAATTCAAAAAGTGTCGACTTCGGTTCGACAGCTGGAGCTGCTGCGTTAATTGCCAAGTCAAACGGTTCTCCGATTGAATCAGTCTATATCTATTCAAAGCCTGAATGGACTGCACTTGTGGCAACAGGGGATTCAGACATCACGTCAATTGAACAATTGAAGGGAAAGAAAGTAGCTGCGACGCTAGGAACGGATCCATATATTTTCCTTCTCCGTTCGTTACAGGAAGTTGGCTTGTCATCAAAGGACTTGGAAATTGTGAATTTGCAGCACTCTGATGGAGCTAACGCCCTTCTAACGGGTCAAGTAGAAGCATGGGCAGGGCTCGATCCACATATGGCAAAAGTTGAAGTCGATTCTGGTGCCAAATTATTTTTACGAGACCATGAAAAAAATACGTACGGAACACTGAATGTCCGATCAGACTTTGCTGAACAACATCCTGAAGTCGTAGAAACAGTGATTGAGGTGTACGAAAAAGCGCGGAAGTGGGTTATGAAAAATCCGGAAGAGGCAGCCGATATACTTGCACAAGAAGCAGAGATGCCATTAGAAGTGGCCCAAAAGAGTTTAGAACGTAACGACTTTTCGGATTCAATCCCTGGCTCAAAGCAAATCGAAGCGTTAACTGCAGCGGGTGAAGTGTTGCAATCAGAGAACGTAATTAAAGGCAATGTGGATGTCACAAAGATTGTCGAAGAATTGATTAATGATCAGTTTGCAAAAAAAGTAATCGAATGA
- the sdhA gene encoding succinate dehydrogenase flavoprotein subunit, with amino-acid sequence MAKGRLIVVGGGLAGLMATIKAAEEGVGVDLFSLVPVKRSHSVCAQGGINGAVNTKGEGDSPAIHFDDTVYGGDFLANQPPVKAMAEAAPGIIHLMDRMGVMFNRTPEGLLDFRRFGGTLHHRTAFAGATTGQQLLYALDEQVRRHEVAGLVQKYEHWEFLGVIMDEEGICRGIKAQNMQSMEIKAFPGDAVIMATGGPGIIFGKSTNSVINTGSAASIVYQQGAKYANGEFIQIHPTAIPGDDKLRLMSESARGEGGRIWTYKDGKPWYFLEEKYPDYGNLVPRDIATREIFDVCVNQKLGINGENMVYLDLSHKDPKELDIKLGGIIEIYEKFTGDDPRKLPMKIFPAVHYSMGGLWVDYEQQTNIPGLFAAGECDYSQHGANRLGANSLLSAIYGGMVAGPEAVKYMRGVKRTADELPSTLFESAVKEEQQKWDDTLKLDGNENAYILHRELGEIMTDNVTVVRYNDKLQETDYKIQELLERYENINIVDTQQWSNQGATFTRQLKNMLYLARVITLGALNRNESRGAHYKPDFPNRDDENFLKTTIAEFDGKSAPILSYEEVDVSFIPPRKRDYSAKKGD; translated from the coding sequence GAAAGGTGAGGGCGACTCGCCTGCAATCCACTTTGATGACACTGTTTATGGCGGGGACTTCCTAGCGAACCAACCTCCCGTTAAAGCAATGGCGGAGGCGGCTCCTGGGATCATCCACTTGATGGACCGGATGGGTGTCATGTTCAACCGCACACCTGAAGGATTATTGGATTTCCGTCGTTTTGGCGGTACGTTGCATCACCGTACAGCATTTGCTGGCGCTACGACTGGCCAACAACTTCTATATGCATTGGACGAACAAGTTCGCCGTCATGAGGTGGCGGGTCTTGTTCAGAAGTATGAGCACTGGGAATTCCTTGGCGTCATCATGGATGAAGAAGGAATTTGCCGTGGGATCAAAGCACAGAACATGCAGTCCATGGAAATTAAGGCGTTCCCTGGAGACGCGGTCATTATGGCGACTGGCGGACCTGGAATCATCTTCGGTAAATCGACTAACTCAGTAATCAATACAGGTTCCGCAGCTTCGATAGTGTATCAACAAGGGGCTAAATATGCGAATGGTGAATTTATCCAAATTCATCCTACTGCAATCCCGGGAGACGACAAACTACGTCTTATGAGTGAATCTGCTCGTGGTGAAGGCGGCCGTATTTGGACATATAAAGATGGTAAGCCATGGTACTTCCTTGAAGAGAAATATCCGGATTACGGAAACTTGGTACCACGTGATATTGCGACACGTGAAATTTTTGATGTCTGCGTAAATCAGAAATTGGGAATTAACGGGGAGAACATGGTATACCTTGACCTTTCCCACAAAGATCCGAAAGAGCTTGATATCAAACTGGGCGGCATCATTGAAATCTATGAAAAATTCACTGGTGATGATCCTCGCAAATTGCCAATGAAAATCTTCCCTGCGGTCCATTACTCAATGGGCGGACTTTGGGTCGATTACGAGCAGCAGACGAATATTCCTGGTCTGTTTGCAGCTGGCGAATGTGATTACTCCCAGCACGGTGCGAACCGCCTTGGAGCGAACTCCTTGCTATCTGCCATCTATGGCGGAATGGTTGCAGGTCCGGAAGCGGTCAAGTATATGCGCGGCGTAAAACGCACTGCTGATGAGCTTCCTTCCACATTGTTTGAATCTGCTGTGAAAGAAGAACAGCAAAAATGGGACGATACGTTAAAGTTGGATGGCAACGAGAATGCATATATTCTGCATAGGGAACTCGGCGAAATCATGACAGATAACGTAACGGTTGTCCGATATAATGATAAATTGCAAGAAACGGACTACAAGATCCAAGAGCTTCTTGAGCGCTACGAAAACATCAATATTGTGGATACGCAACAATGGTCAAACCAAGGCGCGACATTTACTCGCCAGTTGAAAAACATGCTATACTTGGCACGAGTCATCACTTTGGGAGCGCTAAATCGTAATGAGAGCCGTGGTGCACATTACAAACCGGACTTCCCGAACCGTGACGACGAAAACTTCTTGAAAACGACGATTGCAGAATTCGACGGGAAATCTGCGCCGATCCTTTCTTATGAAGAAGTGGATGTATCCTTTATTCCGCCGCGTAAACGTGACTATTCAGCGAAGAAAGGAGATTGA
- the sdhB gene encoding succinate dehydrogenase iron-sulfur subunit, with protein MTLVTEQTTAVLEQPTAGKTVKFEIQRQDTPDSKPYMESFEIPYRPNMNVISALMEIRRNPVNADGKKTTPINWDMNCLEEVCGACSMVINGRPRQSCTALVDQLTQPIRLEPMRTFPVVRDLVVDREFMFDSLKRIKAWIPIDGTYDLGEGPRMPERKRQWAYELSKCMTCGVCLEACPNVNDKTNFIGPALLSQVRLFNSHPTGAMNKDERLETIMSDGGIGECGNSQNCVVACPKGIPLTTSIAAMNRATTVQMFKNFFGSDHMVD; from the coding sequence TTGACATTAGTGACTGAGCAAACAACAGCTGTCCTTGAACAGCCAACTGCAGGAAAAACGGTCAAATTTGAAATTCAGCGACAAGATACTCCTGATTCAAAACCATATATGGAAAGCTTTGAAATCCCATACAGACCGAATATGAACGTCATTTCCGCCCTCATGGAGATTCGTCGTAACCCGGTGAATGCCGACGGGAAGAAGACGACACCAATCAACTGGGACATGAACTGCCTTGAAGAAGTTTGCGGCGCATGTTCAATGGTGATCAACGGACGCCCTCGCCAATCCTGTACAGCTTTGGTCGATCAGCTTACACAGCCGATCCGCCTAGAGCCGATGAGAACATTCCCGGTTGTGCGTGACCTTGTTGTTGACCGTGAATTCATGTTTGATTCCCTTAAACGAATTAAAGCCTGGATCCCGATCGACGGAACATACGATTTAGGCGAAGGTCCTCGTATGCCTGAACGTAAACGCCAATGGGCTTACGAATTGTCCAAATGTATGACATGCGGTGTCTGCCTAGAGGCTTGCCCGAACGTCAACGACAAAACGAACTTCATCGGACCTGCGCTATTGTCCCAAGTCCGTCTTTTCAACTCACATCCAACTGGTGCGATGAACAAAGACGAGCGCCTGGAAACAATTATGTCCGACGGAGGAATCGGCGAATGCGGTAACTCGCAAAACTGTGTCGTCGCATGTCCGAAAGGAATTCCTTTGACGACTTCCATCGCTGCGATGAACCGTGCAACAACAGTACAAATGTTCAAAAACTTCTTCGGAAGTGACCATATGGTTGACTGA
- a CDS encoding AAA family ATPase, which translates to MTMANLKKLQEIRLALTAKYFERENEVEGILVALLSRQHMLMIGPAGTAKSALAVELAKIIHGTEYFQWLLTRFSTPEEVFGPLSLKDLEKGIYKRNTASKMPEANLVFLDEIFKANSAILNSLLTLINERVFYNSGTPGKAPLISVIGASNEYPEEGEGLEALFDRFLLRFELDYIADQTNFVSMMKGTGRNQFLPSMTMDELIQLQLLTDSVSIPDEVYEILSEIRNELRDEGIRPSDRRFKQSLSILQAKALISQRQVVNVSDIVILENVLWETVDQKDVVSSVIRNHSQDVVTQILHSIQNEANEVFYTVLQDPTTEYGMEATHKMKTLVADLKKLKSDYHSRKADIDALLDKLTSMEHEILNKILEPWYFDARNEQKESASTFFKM; encoded by the coding sequence ATGACTATGGCGAATTTGAAAAAGTTACAGGAAATCAGACTGGCACTTACTGCGAAGTATTTTGAACGGGAGAACGAGGTTGAAGGGATTCTTGTCGCCCTGCTTTCGAGACAGCATATGCTCATGATTGGACCCGCCGGAACTGCGAAATCTGCATTGGCTGTTGAGTTGGCAAAAATCATACACGGAACAGAATACTTCCAATGGTTACTAACTAGGTTCAGCACACCTGAAGAAGTTTTTGGCCCGTTGTCGTTGAAAGATCTTGAGAAAGGCATATACAAGCGGAATACAGCATCTAAAATGCCGGAAGCCAATCTTGTTTTCCTGGATGAGATTTTTAAAGCCAATTCTGCAATCTTGAACAGCTTGCTGACGCTTATAAACGAAAGAGTTTTCTATAATTCCGGAACACCCGGAAAGGCACCCTTAATTTCAGTTATTGGGGCTTCTAACGAATACCCTGAAGAAGGGGAAGGGCTGGAAGCTTTATTTGACAGGTTCTTACTACGGTTCGAGTTGGATTATATCGCAGATCAAACGAATTTTGTTTCGATGATGAAGGGAACCGGTAGGAATCAGTTTTTGCCTTCCATGACGATGGACGAATTGATTCAACTTCAGTTGTTGACGGACAGTGTTTCAATACCGGATGAAGTGTATGAAATACTGTCGGAAATTCGAAATGAATTACGTGACGAAGGGATACGCCCTTCGGACAGGCGTTTTAAACAGTCGCTGTCCATACTTCAAGCGAAGGCGTTGATAAGCCAGAGACAAGTTGTGAATGTATCCGACATTGTCATCCTTGAAAATGTCCTATGGGAAACGGTGGACCAAAAAGATGTAGTGTCTTCCGTTATCCGAAATCATTCACAAGATGTCGTTACTCAGATCCTTCATTCCATACAAAACGAGGCAAATGAAGTGTTCTACACTGTACTTCAGGATCCTACGACCGAGTATGGAATGGAGGCGACTCATAAAATGAAAACCTTAGTGGCAGATTTAAAAAAACTCAAAAGTGATTATCATAGTCGGAAGGCTGATATCGACGCATTACTTGATAAATTGACTTCGATGGAACATGAAATCTTGAATAAGATTTTAGAGCCTTGGTATTTTGATGCTCGAAATGAACAGAAGGAATCTGCCAGCACCTTTTTTAAAATGTGA
- a CDS encoding helix-turn-helix domain-containing protein, whose translation MKNRSLLTAREREIFNLLVDDHTTKEIAGRLGISEKTVRNHISNTIQKLGVSGRAQAIVELLRLGELKLN comes from the coding sequence ATGAAAAACCGTTCTTTGCTTACAGCAAGGGAGCGAGAAATCTTTAATCTATTAGTAGATGATCATACGACGAAGGAAATCGCAGGACGGCTCGGCATTAGCGAAAAAACCGTCCGGAATCATATTTCGAATACTATTCAGAAATTAGGAGTATCCGGAAGGGCTCAAGCGATTGTCGAATTGTTGCGATTAGGGGAACTGAAACTGAATTGA
- a CDS encoding metallophosphoesterase: MKIIVMSDSHGDKETVKTVSALQADAVFHCGDSELSWDDPLLHTIHIVKGNCDRDLRFPDSVIVEVGGKKIWMVHGHEHDVKRTMLPLYYGAQELGADIVLFGHSHSYAAELREGILFVNPGSALLPRAGKQPTFAEIEWDGSYRIYFKNMDMETIITADMKNIVN; this comes from the coding sequence ATGAAGATCATTGTGATGAGTGATTCGCATGGCGATAAGGAAACGGTGAAGACCGTTTCCGCGTTGCAAGCGGATGCTGTTTTCCATTGTGGTGACAGTGAATTGTCATGGGATGACCCGCTATTGCATACTATCCATATCGTGAAAGGAAACTGTGATAGGGATCTACGTTTTCCGGATTCGGTCATCGTTGAAGTGGGCGGCAAGAAAATTTGGATGGTGCACGGACACGAGCACGACGTCAAACGGACAATGCTGCCTTTGTATTACGGAGCGCAGGAACTCGGTGCGGATATCGTACTGTTCGGCCATTCCCACTCATATGCGGCTGAATTGAGGGAAGGTATATTATTTGTCAATCCAGGAAGCGCATTGCTTCCGAGGGCGGGCAAGCAGCCTACCTTTGCAGAAATTGAATGGGATGGCAGCTATCGGATATACTTCAAAAACATGGACATGGAAACCATAATTACAGCGGATATGAAAAATATCGTAAATTAG
- the rph gene encoding ribonuclease PH, with protein MRHDGRTAEMGRPVTIETDYLIHPEGSVLISFGNTKVICTASIEERVPPFLRGSGQGWVTAEYSMLPRATGQRTQRESSRGKVGGRTMEIQRLIGRALRAVTDLGALGERTLWIDCDVIQADGGTRTAAITGAFVATSIAVSKLAKEKELSRFPIKDYLAAISVGKTVEGALILDLDYPEDSTAAVDMNVVMTGAGEFVELQGTGEEATFTRQEMNDLVELAESGIQRLIAIQKEALGEIDALIGGKVDEVE; from the coding sequence ATGAGGCATGATGGAAGAACTGCAGAGATGGGAAGGCCAGTGACGATCGAAACGGATTATCTGATTCATCCAGAAGGATCAGTATTGATCTCTTTCGGAAATACGAAAGTGATTTGCACTGCGTCCATTGAGGAAAGGGTTCCACCTTTTCTAAGAGGAAGTGGACAAGGCTGGGTGACAGCTGAATACTCCATGCTCCCTCGTGCTACTGGCCAGCGGACTCAACGGGAATCCTCACGTGGAAAAGTCGGCGGCAGAACGATGGAAATACAACGGTTGATCGGACGCGCTCTGCGTGCTGTAACCGATCTTGGTGCTCTTGGTGAACGTACGCTCTGGATTGACTGCGATGTAATCCAAGCGGATGGAGGCACTCGTACAGCGGCCATTACAGGAGCCTTTGTTGCAACGAGCATCGCTGTCTCCAAATTGGCAAAGGAGAAGGAGCTTAGCCGCTTTCCGATTAAAGACTATTTGGCCGCAATCAGTGTAGGTAAGACGGTTGAAGGTGCTTTGATTCTTGATCTTGATTATCCGGAAGATTCAACAGCCGCTGTCGATATGAACGTCGTCATGACGGGGGCAGGGGAATTCGTTGAATTGCAGGGAACCGGCGAGGAAGCGACGTTCACTAGGCAAGAAATGAATGATCTTGTCGAACTTGCGGAATCAGGCATCCAGCGGCTAATCGCCATTCAAAAGGAAGCGCTTGGTGAGATTGATGCGCTAATTGGCGGAAAGGTTGACGAAGTAGAATGA
- a CDS encoding MarR family winged helix-turn-helix transcriptional regulator yields the protein MSLEGTENIARMEKELRYISGIIKQQGRKILSNYTITPPQFIALQWLFEHGDMTIGDLSNKMYLAFSTTTDLVDRMENNKLVKRVRDEQDRRVVRIHLLGEGERIIEEVIDKRRNYLNAVLEDFSEVEINEFSRLLTKLHKEMIKD from the coding sequence ATGAGTCTTGAAGGCACCGAGAACATTGCTCGGATGGAAAAGGAACTCCGATATATATCTGGAATCATTAAACAGCAAGGCCGTAAAATTTTAAGCAATTATACGATTACACCTCCCCAATTCATTGCGTTGCAATGGTTGTTCGAGCATGGGGACATGACAATCGGCGATTTGTCGAATAAAATGTATCTGGCATTCAGCACGACTACAGATCTCGTCGATCGTATGGAAAATAACAAGCTCGTTAAGAGGGTGCGTGATGAACAGGATCGCCGTGTCGTACGCATTCATCTATTAGGCGAGGGTGAACGCATCATCGAAGAAGTGATCGACAAACGACGGAATTATTTAAATGCAGTTCTCGAAGATTTTTCAGAGGTGGAAATAAACGAGTTTTCCCGATTGTTGACAAAACTGCACAAAGAGATGATCAAGGATTGA
- the racE gene encoding glutamate racemase, whose amino-acid sequence MKIWNEAPIGVIDSGVGGLTVVKEMAQFLPDETIIYIGDDARCPYGPRSVEEVKEFTMEMATALAGMGIKMLVVACNTATAVTLDLLRERFPFPVLGVIEPGARAAVQVSSTGRIAVLGTVGTIKSKAYEYAISSISEGADIIPLACPEFVPLVESGQYKQSDIRPIMKKSLEPIVHLQFDTAILGCTHYPLLHDHIQEQLPAGVNIVSSAYETVRDVENTLARFDLANSSGRRKDPIFYTTGQMEGFKSIATDWLGIENPDVRNIVLGKPGCQ is encoded by the coding sequence TTGAAGATTTGGAATGAAGCACCGATCGGAGTCATTGATTCCGGTGTCGGCGGATTGACCGTCGTAAAAGAAATGGCACAATTTTTACCCGATGAAACCATTATTTATATTGGCGATGATGCGCGTTGTCCATATGGGCCACGTTCAGTTGAAGAAGTGAAGGAATTTACGATGGAGATGGCTACAGCACTTGCAGGAATGGGTATTAAAATGCTGGTTGTCGCTTGCAATACGGCTACAGCGGTGACGCTGGATCTATTGCGTGAACGATTCCCTTTTCCTGTGTTGGGAGTAATTGAACCGGGAGCACGGGCGGCGGTGCAAGTATCATCTACCGGGAGAATCGCAGTCTTAGGTACGGTCGGCACGATTAAAAGCAAGGCATACGAATATGCCATCTCCTCTATTTCGGAGGGGGCAGACATTATTCCATTAGCTTGTCCTGAGTTTGTTCCTCTTGTTGAAAGTGGTCAATACAAACAAAGCGACATTCGACCAATCATGAAAAAATCGTTGGAGCCAATAGTACATTTACAGTTCGACACGGCCATTTTAGGCTGTACGCATTATCCACTTCTGCACGATCACATCCAGGAACAACTGCCCGCAGGTGTGAATATTGTCTCATCTGCATATGAGACGGTTCGGGATGTGGAGAATACGTTGGCTAGATTCGACCTGGCGAACAGCTCCGGCAGACGGAAAGATCCAATTTTTTATACTACAGGACAAATGGAAGGGTTTAAATCGATTGCAACCGATTGGCTCGGCATCGAAAATCCCGACGTTAGAAATATTGTACTAGGTAAACCCGGCTGCCAATAA
- a CDS encoding VWA domain-containing protein, whose protein sequence is MKSHKNYNGNQSVLNTDAFDKRRFREIFDMSSGLQQVRAEGILPMFDSLLADIWASLYKMKPDIIEGDINGVLKINKSLMERIMEDENFATYRGITRLDDLSSAIGTIKIGRMVNQWLIDQKKEDEDFDEQMQEILAMQRLLQRQEWQEEAENGSRAIEEKITRSMDRFDEKLQQMLQGNCDSFSQALVRAMQETVQVKEALNSLLGGTRAGSGDAELKKVPLRDQLLLAEKIASDKKMKEIADWAGRFKQAARKKQKVKYSEAMGRSGVTIGSNIERLLPMELGLYMHPITRNDFLRRFVEGQTMIYEQEGKEVLGKGPIILCLDQSGSMQHLDTQSKGFTLALMSIARKQRRDFCLILFSTRLQVFTYEKGKIKISDMVKLAQTFLSGGTDFSLPLCKSLNVISESRFKKADVVFVTDGEDSIKDSFLEEFSKKKKEKVFNVLSFIIGNSTNTAEQFSDKVVMVKDFEDEGSHAAFEI, encoded by the coding sequence GTGAAGAGTCATAAAAATTACAATGGCAATCAATCGGTTTTGAATACGGACGCGTTCGATAAAAGACGTTTCAGAGAGATTTTCGATATGTCATCGGGACTTCAACAGGTAAGAGCTGAAGGTATACTACCGATGTTCGATTCATTACTAGCAGATATTTGGGCTTCCTTATACAAAATGAAACCTGACATTATTGAAGGTGACATTAACGGTGTCCTAAAGATTAATAAATCACTCATGGAAAGAATCATGGAGGATGAAAACTTTGCTACCTATCGAGGCATCACCCGTTTGGATGATTTGTCGTCAGCTATCGGCACGATCAAAATCGGGAGGATGGTGAACCAATGGCTCATTGACCAAAAAAAGGAAGATGAAGATTTTGATGAGCAGATGCAGGAAATTCTCGCAATGCAAAGGCTACTCCAAAGACAGGAGTGGCAAGAAGAGGCGGAAAATGGAAGTCGTGCAATAGAAGAGAAAATTACAAGGTCCATGGATAGATTCGATGAGAAATTGCAACAGATGCTCCAAGGCAACTGTGATAGCTTTTCACAAGCATTGGTTCGAGCTATGCAAGAAACAGTGCAGGTGAAGGAGGCTCTTAACTCTTTACTTGGGGGCACCCGAGCTGGCAGTGGGGATGCAGAACTGAAAAAAGTTCCTCTACGAGACCAACTATTGCTAGCAGAGAAGATAGCTTCCGATAAAAAAATGAAAGAAATTGCAGACTGGGCTGGTCGATTCAAACAGGCAGCCCGAAAAAAACAAAAGGTCAAATATAGCGAGGCAATGGGGAGAAGCGGAGTAACAATAGGCTCCAATATTGAACGATTGTTGCCGATGGAGCTGGGATTGTACATGCATCCAATAACGAGGAACGACTTTCTTCGTCGGTTTGTAGAAGGTCAGACGATGATATATGAACAGGAAGGAAAAGAGGTACTTGGGAAAGGTCCAATCATACTTTGCTTGGATCAGTCAGGTAGTATGCAACACCTTGATACTCAATCCAAAGGGTTCACGTTAGCCCTCATGTCGATTGCCAGAAAGCAGAGAAGGGATTTTTGTTTGATTTTATTTTCCACGCGCTTACAAGTGTTTACATATGAAAAGGGAAAAATAAAGATTTCAGATATGGTGAAGCTGGCACAAACCTTCTTGAGCGGTGGGACGGATTTTTCCTTACCCCTTTGTAAATCGCTAAATGTTATTAGTGAAAGCCGTTTTAAAAAAGCTGATGTAGTGTTTGTTACGGACGGTGAAGACAGCATAAAAGATTCATTCCTTGAAGAGTTCAGTAAGAAGAAAAAAGAGAAAGTCTTTAATGTCCTATCCTTTATTATAGGTAACAGCACAAACACTGCGGAACAGTTTTCCGATAAAGTTGTCATGGTGAAAGACTTTGAAGACGAGGGAAGTCATGCTGCATTTGAAATTTAA